In Peromyscus eremicus chromosome 2, PerEre_H2_v1, whole genome shotgun sequence, a single genomic region encodes these proteins:
- the Rgs3 gene encoding regulator of G-protein signaling 3 isoform X7, translating into MKNKLAIFRRRNESPGAPPASKTDKTTKSFKPTSEEALKWSESLEKLLLHKYGLEVFQAFLRTEFSEENLEFWLACEDFKKVKSQSKMAAKAKKIFAEFIAIQACKEVNLDSYTREHTKDNLQSVTRGCFDLAQKRIFGLMEKDSYPRFLRSDLYLDLINQKKMSPPL; encoded by the exons ATGAAGAATAAGCTGGCTATCTTCAGGAGGCGAAATGAATCTCCGGGGGCCCCGCCAGCCAGCAAGACAGACAAGACGACAAAGTCCTTCAA GCCTACCTCGGAGGAAGCCCTCAAATGGAGCGAGTCTCTGGAGAAGCTGCTGCTTCACAAGT ATGGCTTAGAAGTGTTTCAGGCCTTCCTTCGCACTGAGTTCAGTGAGGAGAATCTGGAGTTCTGGCTAGCTTGTGAGGACTTCAAGAAGGTCAAATCACAGTCCAAGATGGCAGCCAAAGCCAAGAAGATCTTTGCCGAATTCATCGCGATCCAGGCTTGCAAGGAG GTAAACCTGGACTCATACACACGAGAACACACCAAGGACAACCTGCAGAGTGTCACGCGAGGCTGCTTTGACTTGGCACAAAAACGTATCTTTGGGCTCATGGAAAAGGACTCCTACCCTCGCTTTCTCCGCTCCGACCTCTACCTGGACCTCATTAACCAGAAGAAGATGAGCCCCCCGCTCTAG
- the Rgs3 gene encoding regulator of G-protein signaling 3 isoform X5, with the protein MFETEADEKEMPLDKGKGPGAEELTPIKDPSPGQELPAGQDLPPSKDPSPGQELPPGQDLPPRKDSSPSQELPAGQDLPPSRDPSPSQELPAGQDLPPSKDPSPSQELPPGQDLPPRKDSSLGQEAAPGPESPSGEDTAVRQEPPQSPETSTSKNSPLHQGSPPTTELPSCQDLPTGQESTPSQDPLLSQEPPVILEPPASVQNLPPSQESPPSQGSPPEKAPDEQAISSGELAATTAAVPRASRPHFVIPEVRLDSAYSQRDGAHGGSSGEDEDAEEGEEGEEGEEDEEEDTSDDNYGDRSEAKRSSLIETGQGAEGGFSLRVQNSLRRRTHSEGSLLQEARGPCFASDTTLNCSDVEGTASTWAIPSPRTLKKELGRNGGSMHHLSLFFTGHRKMSGTDLGDDDEASRKRKSKNIAKDMKNKLAIFRRRNESPGAPPASKTDKTTKSFKPTSEEALKWSESLEKLLLHKYGLEVFQAFLRTEFSEENLEFWLACEDFKKVKSQSKMAAKAKKIFAEFIAIQACKEVNLDSYTREHTKDNLQSVTRGCFDLAQKRIFGLMEKDSYPRFLRSDLYLDLINQKKMSPPL; encoded by the exons ATGtttgagacagaggcagatgagaAGGAGATGCCCCTGGACAAGGGGAAGGGGCCAGGTGCTGAGGAACTCACACCCATCAAAGACCCCTCTCCTGGCCAGGAGCTCCCTGCAGGACAAGACCTCCCACCCAGCAAGGACCCCTCTCCCGGCCAGGAGCTTCCTCCAGGACAAGACCTCCCACCCAGGAAGGACTCCTCTCCCAGCCAGGAGCTCCCTGCAGGACAAGACCTCCCACCCAGCAGAGACCCCTCTCCCAGCCAGGAGCTTCCTGCAGGACAAGACCTTCCACCCAGCAAAGACCCCTCTCCCAGCCAGGAGCTTCCTCCGGGACAAGACCTCCCACCCAGGAAGGACTCTTCTTTGGGGCAAGAAGCAGCTCCTGGCCCAGAGTCGCCATCCGGTGAAGACACAGCTGTCCGCCAAGAGCCCCCTCAAAGCCCAGAAACCTCAACAAGCAAGAACTCCCCACTGCACCAGGGCTCTCCTCCAACCACAGAACTCCCATCTTGCCAGGACCTTCCTACTGGTCAAGAATCCACCCCTAGCCAGGACCCTCTGCTCAGTCAAGAGCCCCCTGTCATCCTAGAACCCCCTGCCTCAGTCCAGAACCTTCCACCCTCTCAGGAGTCACCTCCCAGCCAGGGCTCCCCACCGGAGAAGGCCCCTGACGAACAGGCCATCAGCTCTGGGGAGCTAGCCGCGACCACCGCAGCTGTACCTCGGGCCTCCCGGCCCCACTTTGTGATCCCCGAGGTCCGGCTGGATAGCGCCTACAGCCAACGGGATGGGGCCCACGGGGGCAGCTCTGGCGAGGATGAGgatgcagaagagggagaggaaggggaagagggggaggaagatgaggaggaagacaCCAGCGACGACAACTATGGGGACCGCAGCGAGGCCAAGCGCAGCAGCCTGATTGAGACCGGCCAAGGTGCGGAGGGCGGCTTCTCACTGCGCGTGCAGAACTCGCTGCGGCGCCGGACGCACAGCGAGGGCAGCCTGCTGCAGGAGGCCCGGGGGCCCTGCTTCGCCTCTGACACCACCCTAAACTGCTCTGATGTCGAGGGCACCGCGTCCACCTGGGCCATCCCTTCACCCCGCACCCTCAAAAAAGAACTGGGTCGTAATGGAGGCTCCATGCACCACCTTTCCCTGTTCTTCACTGGACACAGGAAG ATGAGTGGGACTGACCTCGGGGATGATGATGAAGCCTCCCGGAAGAGAAAGAGCAAAAACAT AGCCAAGGACATGAAGAATAAGCTGGCTATCTTCAGGAGGCGAAATGAATCTCCGGGGGCCCCGCCAGCCAGCAAGACAGACAAGACGACAAAGTCCTTCAA GCCTACCTCGGAGGAAGCCCTCAAATGGAGCGAGTCTCTGGAGAAGCTGCTGCTTCACAAGT ATGGCTTAGAAGTGTTTCAGGCCTTCCTTCGCACTGAGTTCAGTGAGGAGAATCTGGAGTTCTGGCTAGCTTGTGAGGACTTCAAGAAGGTCAAATCACAGTCCAAGATGGCAGCCAAAGCCAAGAAGATCTTTGCCGAATTCATCGCGATCCAGGCTTGCAAGGAG GTAAACCTGGACTCATACACACGAGAACACACCAAGGACAACCTGCAGAGTGTCACGCGAGGCTGCTTTGACTTGGCACAAAAACGTATCTTTGGGCTCATGGAAAAGGACTCCTACCCTCGCTTTCTCCGCTCCGACCTCTACCTGGACCTCATTAACCAGAAGAAGATGAGCCCCCCGCTCTAG
- the Rgs3 gene encoding regulator of G-protein signaling 3 isoform X6 has protein sequence MLRGMYLTRNGNLQRRHTMKEAKDMKNKLAIFRRRNESPGAPPASKTDKTTKSFKPTSEEALKWSESLEKLLLHKYGLEVFQAFLRTEFSEENLEFWLACEDFKKVKSQSKMAAKAKKIFAEFIAIQACKEVNLDSYTREHTKDNLQSVTRGCFDLAQKRIFGLMEKDSYPRFLRSDLYLDLINQKKMSPPL, from the exons ATGCTCCGAGGCATGTACCTCACGCGCAATGGGAACCTACAGAGGCGGCACACCATGAAGGA AGCCAAGGACATGAAGAATAAGCTGGCTATCTTCAGGAGGCGAAATGAATCTCCGGGGGCCCCGCCAGCCAGCAAGACAGACAAGACGACAAAGTCCTTCAA GCCTACCTCGGAGGAAGCCCTCAAATGGAGCGAGTCTCTGGAGAAGCTGCTGCTTCACAAGT ATGGCTTAGAAGTGTTTCAGGCCTTCCTTCGCACTGAGTTCAGTGAGGAGAATCTGGAGTTCTGGCTAGCTTGTGAGGACTTCAAGAAGGTCAAATCACAGTCCAAGATGGCAGCCAAAGCCAAGAAGATCTTTGCCGAATTCATCGCGATCCAGGCTTGCAAGGAG GTAAACCTGGACTCATACACACGAGAACACACCAAGGACAACCTGCAGAGTGTCACGCGAGGCTGCTTTGACTTGGCACAAAAACGTATCTTTGGGCTCATGGAAAAGGACTCCTACCCTCGCTTTCTCCGCTCCGACCTCTACCTGGACCTCATTAACCAGAAGAAGATGAGCCCCCCGCTCTAG